The Pseudomonas eucalypticola genome has a window encoding:
- a CDS encoding DUF2300 domain-containing protein, translated as MRRALLGGLLCLLPLLTWAGEAPLRLAWPHGAGYELVQFSETQAVGRTPLPADLTTPLGSLWKLFVYAWLVDTDQHEPAYDCQGQDRDEVYCCTPGGTIARDAALVHSCGLYFDPRRLQIDVQQWHDFWHARQAPAWLADLGQLQPGTRVPVAQLLDSLRTLPAQEQARQLLLDVVLDAADGQAAGSLGGRLRVKTWSWLADSDPKGRQGGFAGWLSDGTPIWVGGRGTSQMVLRHYADVLGAFLPAPWPRDTGRCVEVDLFARYPLKSVLTPSGTPAPPGMLQGRYRAVFANGNDLDIDSSGDLYLQQGPRLIARLDREEYVARVLQREATSQPAEAAKALAVAIRTYLLQNAGRNGDCLSIDDSSSRQRVAPRAATVDTRRIVAWTSDLVLAGSPVTYHSDTPGPDKLSWAQAVQQARDGLRYDVILQRAYPRASLSRWDNPVASCEALPAAQEWLQSQKRQWRPALDNEVGYNELNTFAVCRLAYGRPYVDRERQRIYVRGVLTLQDRLDLTHEYLHLAFEAHPNGQDETYIEGLARHLLLD; from the coding sequence ATGAGACGTGCGCTGCTAGGCGGTTTGCTGTGCCTGCTTCCTCTGCTGACCTGGGCAGGGGAGGCGCCTCTGCGCCTGGCCTGGCCCCATGGCGCAGGGTATGAGCTGGTACAGTTCAGTGAAACCCAGGCCGTCGGCCGCACGCCACTGCCGGCCGACTTGACCACGCCTCTGGGCAGCCTGTGGAAACTGTTCGTCTATGCCTGGCTGGTGGACACTGACCAGCACGAACCGGCCTATGACTGCCAGGGCCAGGACCGCGACGAAGTCTATTGCTGTACCCCCGGCGGCACCATTGCCCGTGACGCGGCGCTGGTGCATTCCTGCGGGCTGTATTTCGACCCGCGGCGTTTGCAAATCGATGTGCAGCAGTGGCATGACTTCTGGCACGCCCGCCAGGCCCCGGCCTGGCTGGCCGACCTCGGCCAACTCCAGCCCGGCACCCGCGTCCCGGTGGCGCAGTTGCTCGACAGCTTGCGTACCCTGCCCGCCCAGGAGCAGGCCCGGCAGTTGTTGTTGGACGTGGTGCTCGACGCTGCCGACGGCCAGGCAGCGGGCAGCCTGGGCGGCCGCCTGCGGGTGAAAACCTGGAGCTGGCTGGCCGACAGCGACCCCAAGGGGCGCCAGGGCGGTTTTGCCGGCTGGTTGTCGGATGGCACACCGATCTGGGTTGGCGGGCGAGGTACCAGCCAGATGGTCCTGCGCCATTACGCCGACGTGCTCGGCGCTTTTCTGCCGGCGCCCTGGCCCAGGGACACCGGGCGTTGCGTGGAGGTCGACCTGTTCGCCCGCTACCCGCTCAAGAGCGTGCTGACCCCCTCGGGTACCCCTGCGCCCCCAGGGATGCTGCAAGGCCGCTACCGTGCAGTGTTCGCCAATGGCAACGATCTGGATATCGACAGCAGCGGTGACCTGTACCTGCAGCAAGGCCCCCGTCTGATCGCTCGCCTGGACCGCGAAGAATATGTTGCGCGGGTGCTGCAACGAGAAGCGACAAGCCAGCCCGCCGAAGCGGCCAAGGCCCTGGCCGTGGCCATTCGCACCTACTTGCTGCAGAACGCCGGGCGTAATGGCGACTGCCTGAGCATCGACGATAGCAGCAGCCGCCAGCGCGTGGCCCCGCGTGCCGCCACGGTCGATACGCGGCGCATCGTTGCCTGGACCAGCGACCTGGTGCTGGCGGGTAGCCCGGTCACCTACCACTCCGATACCCCGGGGCCGGACAAGCTGTCCTGGGCCCAGGCCGTGCAGCAAGCCCGTGATGGCCTGCGTTACGACGTGATTCTGCAGCGCGCCTACCCTCGTGCAAGCCTGAGCCGCTGGGACAACCCGGTCGCTTCCTGCGAAGCGCTACCCGCCGCCCAGGAGTGGTTGCAGAGCCAGAAGCGCCAGTGGCGCCCGGCCCTGGACAACGAAGTGGGCTACAACGAGCTCAACACCTTTGCGGTGTGCCGCCTGGCCTACGGCCGCCCCTACGTGGACCGCGAACGCCAGCGTATCTACGTGCGCGGCGTCCTCACCCTGCAAGACCGCCTGGACCTGACCCATGAATACCTGCACCTGGCCTTCGAGGCCCACCCCAATGGCCAGGATGAAACCTACATCGAAGGGCTCGCCCGCCACCTGCTTCTGGATTAG
- a CDS encoding Fic family protein codes for MNRYQPPLTLTTRMLALVAEISEQVGRLSERREAELTPQLRRGNRIRTIQASLAIENNTLSLEQVTAVLDGKRVLGLPREIQEVRNAFTTYEAMPTFRPDSRAHLLQAHGTLMFGLLDDAGEFRSGGVGIYRGDRLVHMAPPASRVATLVDSLLQWAGSTELHPLIASCVFHYEFEFIHPFADGNGRMGRLWQTLLLSQWRPVLAWLPVETVIREQQDAYYAALSRADQLGEATHFVEFMLGALQQALLDAGSTDDHSAGTLSNQVASLLRCLSEHPAMKAAELMEGLGISHRATFRENYLNPALAQGLVEMTNPDSPRSPAQKYRISQKGADWVGSSAG; via the coding sequence TTGAATCGTTACCAGCCGCCCCTGACCCTCACTACCCGCATGCTCGCTCTGGTGGCAGAAATCAGTGAGCAGGTGGGCCGTCTCTCGGAACGCCGCGAAGCCGAGCTCACCCCGCAATTGCGGCGCGGCAACCGCATCCGAACGATCCAGGCGTCGCTGGCGATTGAAAACAACACCCTGAGCCTCGAACAGGTCACCGCCGTGCTCGACGGCAAGCGTGTACTCGGGTTGCCTCGCGAAATCCAGGAAGTACGCAACGCGTTCACGACGTATGAGGCCATGCCGACTTTTCGCCCAGACTCTCGGGCGCATTTGCTGCAGGCGCACGGGACGCTGATGTTCGGTCTGCTGGACGACGCAGGTGAGTTCCGTAGTGGCGGTGTAGGCATTTACCGAGGGGACCGGCTGGTACATATGGCGCCTCCTGCCAGCCGTGTCGCTACGCTGGTTGACTCGCTCTTGCAGTGGGCGGGCTCAACCGAGCTGCATCCATTGATCGCAAGTTGCGTATTCCATTACGAGTTTGAGTTCATCCACCCGTTTGCCGATGGTAATGGCCGAATGGGGCGTCTCTGGCAGACCTTGCTCCTAAGCCAATGGCGCCCGGTGCTCGCTTGGTTGCCCGTGGAAACCGTAATACGCGAACAACAGGATGCCTACTACGCTGCACTCTCGCGGGCCGACCAGTTGGGTGAGGCAACGCACTTCGTCGAGTTCATGCTGGGTGCGTTGCAGCAGGCTTTGCTCGATGCAGGTAGCACTGATGACCACAGCGCAGGGACATTGAGCAACCAGGTTGCCAGCCTGTTGCGGTGCTTAAGTGAACATCCGGCGATGAAAGCGGCTGAGTTGATGGAAGGTTTGGGAATTTCCCACCGTGCGACCTTCCGTGAAAACTACCTGAACCCCGCGCTTGCCCAGGGGTTGGTCGAGATGACCAACCCTGATTCACCGCGCAGTCCTGCGCAGAAATACCGAATCAGCCAGAAGGGCGCCGATTGGGTCGGCTCAAGCGCGGGCTGA
- a CDS encoding YfaP family protein, whose amino-acid sequence MTPRTRTTVLFLGALLALPAARGDNPVSLDTPVGGWRSANPEGEHFRQTVNYPASSVNTPADQADTARIMGAIKGMPKSADQPGKVIVNGVAMPLKIDGNGHFDRPFSFPSGTNSVEIRSPDGQQKRRVQFLNSGSASPAKLRILLSWDSDNTDLDLHVITPDGAHIWYGDRTAANGAALDVDVTTGYGPEIFAMPAPQKGQYLIYVNYFGGGYRSDDGDSGGQENPVKPLTTAQITLITEEGTPNEKMETFLVPMRAPGELTLVHRFSYP is encoded by the coding sequence ATGACTCCGCGCACCCGTACCACCGTCCTGTTCCTTGGCGCCTTGCTGGCGCTGCCGGCTGCTCGTGGCGACAACCCCGTCAGCCTCGATACGCCTGTCGGCGGCTGGCGCAGCGCCAATCCGGAGGGCGAGCACTTCCGTCAGACCGTCAACTATCCGGCCTCATCGGTAAATACCCCCGCCGATCAGGCCGATACGGCGCGGATCATGGGGGCGATCAAGGGCATGCCCAAAAGTGCCGACCAGCCAGGCAAGGTCATCGTCAACGGCGTCGCCATGCCGCTGAAAATCGATGGCAATGGCCACTTCGACCGTCCTTTCTCGTTCCCCAGCGGCACCAACAGCGTTGAAATCCGCAGCCCTGACGGCCAGCAGAAGCGCCGCGTGCAGTTCCTCAACAGCGGCAGCGCCAGCCCGGCCAAATTGCGTATCCTGCTGTCTTGGGACAGCGACAACACCGACCTGGACCTGCACGTCATCACCCCTGACGGTGCTCACATCTGGTACGGCGACCGCACCGCCGCCAACGGCGCGGCCCTGGACGTGGACGTCACCACCGGCTATGGCCCGGAGATCTTCGCCATGCCCGCGCCGCAAAAGGGCCAGTACCTCATCTACGTCAATTATTTCGGCGGCGGTTACCGGAGTGATGACGGCGACAGCGGCGGCCAGGAAAACCCGGTCAAACCGCTGACCACCGCCCAGATCACCCTCATCACCGAAGAGGGCACACCCAACGAGAAAATGGAAACCTTCCTGGTGCCCATGCGCGCGCCGGGTGAGCTGACGCTGGTGCATCGGTTCAGCTATCCCTGA
- a CDS encoding ADP-ribosylglycohydrolase family protein, with the protein MNRLDRIKGCLLGGAVGDALGAPVEFLEWPVIEARYGQCGIVDFTPAYGRIGAVTDDTQMMLFTAEGLLRAYVRGSSRGICHVPSVIHHALLRWLVTQNEQPATHVSHDGWLISEKALWARRAPGTTCISALKASKHLGAPAQNNSKGCGALMRSAPCAFFANAFEWASEAGQLTHGHPSGYLAAGLFADILQRMVDHGAGLEQAVVDSLASHGDKAGMHEVRELLERVLFFVRQGDRPTPERIGKLGGGWVAEEALAIGVWCALMADTLEDGIILAVNHSGDSDSTGLVAGHLLGIEYGPGAIPARWLKRLELRAVIERVAEDIERVPRDYYGYGGEEDEWIEVAYPGG; encoded by the coding sequence ATGAACCGACTCGACCGCATCAAGGGCTGCCTGCTTGGGGGCGCCGTCGGCGACGCCCTGGGCGCCCCTGTGGAGTTCCTGGAATGGCCGGTGATCGAAGCCCGCTACGGCCAATGCGGGATCGTCGATTTCACCCCAGCCTACGGCCGTATCGGCGCCGTCACCGACGACACGCAGATGATGCTCTTCACTGCCGAAGGCCTGCTGCGCGCCTACGTACGCGGCAGCTCCCGAGGCATCTGCCACGTGCCCAGCGTCATTCACCACGCGCTGCTGCGCTGGCTGGTGACTCAGAACGAGCAGCCGGCCACGCATGTGAGCCATGACGGTTGGCTCATCAGCGAGAAAGCGCTGTGGGCTCGCCGTGCCCCAGGCACAACCTGCATCAGCGCCCTCAAGGCCAGCAAGCACCTGGGCGCGCCTGCCCAGAACAATAGCAAAGGCTGCGGCGCGCTGATGCGCTCCGCCCCCTGCGCCTTCTTCGCCAATGCTTTCGAGTGGGCCAGCGAAGCCGGCCAACTCACCCACGGCCACCCCAGCGGCTACCTCGCCGCAGGCTTGTTCGCCGACATCCTGCAACGCATGGTCGACCACGGCGCGGGGCTCGAGCAGGCCGTGGTCGACAGCCTCGCCAGCCATGGCGACAAAGCCGGCATGCATGAAGTGCGTGAGCTGCTGGAGCGCGTACTGTTCTTCGTCCGCCAGGGTGATCGGCCGACGCCCGAGCGCATCGGTAAGCTGGGCGGCGGGTGGGTGGCTGAAGAGGCGCTGGCCATCGGCGTGTGGTGCGCCTTGATGGCGGACACCCTGGAAGACGGCATCATCCTCGCGGTGAACCACAGCGGCGACAGCGATAGCACCGGGTTGGTGGCCGGGCACCTGCTGGGCATCGAGTACGGCCCTGGGGCCATACCGGCACGCTGGCTTAAGCGGCTGGAGTTGCGTGCGGTGATTGAGCGCGTGGCGGAAGACATCGAGCGTGTGCCGCGCGATTACTACGGGTATGGCGGCGAGGAGGATGAGTGGATCGAGGTGGCGTACCCCGGCGGTTGA